The Kogia breviceps isolate mKogBre1 chromosome 4, mKogBre1 haplotype 1, whole genome shotgun sequence genome window below encodes:
- the MCIDAS gene encoding multicilin — protein MQACGGTAAGRRAFDSICPNRMLDLRGRPFGKPGKLERKFAPARKLFLCSSGSNPVSVYEDPPDAEPAALPALTTIDLQDLADCSSLLGSDAPPSGNSAASQNHSLQTAADFDLQDFRDTVDDLIADSSSLMSPPLAGGDFPFSPCDVLPFGPCLSPQALQSPPLRPPDVPPPEQYWKEVADQNQRALGDALVENNQLHVTLTQKQEEIASLKERNVQLKELASRTRHLASVLDKLMITQSRDFGGAAEPIPLKATSKRSLEELFSAAGQDCAEVDAILREISERCDEALQSRDPKRLRLQPEPPSTDGRPGNLHGAFRGLRTDCSRSALNLSHSELEEGGSFSTSIRSHSTIRTLAFPQGNAFTIRTANGGYKFRWVPS, from the exons ATGCAGGCATGCGGGGGCACCGCGGCGGGTCGCCGGGCCTTCGACAGCATTTGTCCCAATAGGATGCTGGATCTGCGAGGCCGGCCGTTCGGCAAGCCCGGGAAGCTGGAGAGGAAG TTCGCCCCTGCGCGGAAGCTCTTTCTCTGTAGCAGCGGCAGCAACCCGGTGTCGGTGTACGAGGATCCTCCAGACGCCGAGCCTGCTGCGCTGCCAG CCCTCACCACCATAGACCTGCAGGACCTCGCTGACTGCTCCTCGTTACTCGGGTCCGACGCGCCGCCTAGTGGTAATTCGGCTGCCTCACAG AACCACTCCCTGCAAACGGCAGCGGACTTCGATCTGCAGGATTTCAGAGACACCGTGGATGATCTCATTGCAG ACTCATCCTCTTTGATGTCGCCTCCCCTGGCGGGCGGAGACTTCCCCTTCTCTCCTTGCGACGTACTGCCGTTTGGTCCCTGTCTCTCCCCACAAGCCTTGCAGTCACCGCCGCTGCGCCCTCCCGACGTGCCCCCGCCAGAGCAGTACTGGAAGGAGGTGGCCGACCAGAACCAGAGGGCGTTGGGGGACGCACTCGTGGAGAATAACCAA CTGCACGTTACGTTGACCCAGAAACAGGAGGAGATCGCCTCACTGAAGGAGCGGAACGTGCAACTGAAGGAACTCGCCAGTCGGACACGGCACCTGGCCTCGGTGCTGGAT AAGCTGATGATCACACAGTCCCGGGATTTCGGGGGGGCAGCCGAGCCCATCCCGCTCAAGGCGACTTCCAAAAGGAGCCTGGAGGAATTGTTCAGCGCTGCGGGGCAGGATTGCGCGGAAGTGGACGCCATCCTGAGGGAGATTTCCGAGCGCTGCGATGAGGCGCTGCAGAGCCGCGATCCCAAGCGGCTCCGTCTGCAGCCCGAGCCCCCGAGCACGGACGGCAGGCCTGGGAACCTGCACGGCGCCTTCCGGGGGCTGCGCACAGACTGCAGCCGGAGCGCGCTGAACCTGAGCCACAGTGAGCTGGAGGAGGGCGGCTCCTTCAGCACCTCCATCCGCAGCCACAGCACCATCCGTACCCTCGCTTTCCCCCAGGGCAATGCCTTCACCATCCGGACAGCCAACGGGGGTTACAAATTCCGCTGGGTCCCCAGTTGA
- the CCNO gene encoding cyclin-O, whose amino-acid sequence MVSPCPTSPVSPAARAGRRDDQNLRAPVKKSRRPHLRRKQPLQPLNPCLLPGDSGVCDLFESPSSGSDGADSPAARGCSPLPGPAQQLVQLDLQTFRDYGQSCYAFRKARESHYHPRESLARQPQVTAESRCKLLSWLIPVHRQFGLSFESLCLTVNTLDRFLITTPVAADCFQLLGVTSLLIACKQVEVHPPRVKQLLALCCGAFSRQQLCNLECIVLHKLHFSLGAPTISFFLEHFTHARVEAGHAEVSEALEAQALARGVAELSLADYAFTSYTPSLLAICCLALADRMLQLPHPMDLRLGGHPEAALHDCLGKLQLLVAINRTSLTHMLPLQICKKCSLSLSLK is encoded by the exons ATGGTGTCCCCCTGCCCCACCAGCCCCGTGAGCCCCGCCGCCCGGGCTGGGAGGCGGGACGACCAGAACCTCCGTGCCCCGGTGAAGAAGAGTAGGCGCCCACACCTCCGGAGGAAGCAGCCGCTGCAGCCGCTGAACCCGTGCCTGCTACCCGGAGACTCTGGGGTCTGCGACTTGTTCGAGTCCCCCAGCTCCGGCTCGGATGGCGCAGACAGCCCCGCGGCGCGAGGCTGCAGCCCCCTACCCGGTCCTGCCCAGCAGCTGGTGCAGCTAGATCTACAGACCTTCCGCGACTACGGTCAGAGCTGCTACGCCTTCCGCAAGGCGCGGGAAAGCCACTACCACCCGCGGGAGTCATTGGCGCGGCAGCCACAA GTAACGGCGGAATCCCGCTGTAAGCTGCTCAGCTGGCTAATCCCCGTGCACCGCCAGTTCGGCCTCTCCTTCGAGTCTCTGTGCCTGACGGTGAACACTCTGGACCGCTTCCTTATCACCACGCCTGTGGCTGCAGACTGCTTCCAGCTGCTCGGGGTCACGTCCCTGCTCATCGCTTGCAAACAG GTGGAGGTGCACCCGCCGCGCGTGAAGCAGCTCCTGGCCTTGTGCTGCGGCGCCTTCTCCCGGCAGCAGCTCTGCAACCTCGAGTGCATCGTGCTGCACAAACTGCATTTCAGCCTGGGCGCGCCGACCATCAGCTTCTTCCTGGAGCATTTCACGCACGCACGCGTGGAGGCTGGGCACGCAGAGGTCTCCGAAGCCCTGGAAGCGCAAGCCCTGGCGCGTGGGGTGGCGGAGCTGAGCCTGGCTGACTACGCTTTCACCAGCTACACCCCCTCCCTGCTGGCCATCTGTTGCCTGGCGCTGGCAGACCGTATGCTGCAGCTCCCTCACCCGATGGACTTGCGCCTGGGCGGGCACCCTGAGGCGGCGCTGCACGACTGCCTGGGCAAGCTGCAGCTACTGGTGGCTATAAACAGAACGTCCCTGACTCACATGCTGCCCCTCCAGATCTGCAAGAAGTGCAGCCTGTCCCTGAGCTTGAAATGA